The window CTTCGCCGGGAAGGAGGATCTCCCTCAGGAGGACCCCGGGGCCCTTCTTGAACTCGTGGGCATGGGCGGCGTAGTAGGCCGCCACGTCGCCCGGCGTCACGCTGACCTTTCCGTAGACGCGCTGCCTCAAGGCCATGGAAACCGCCGCTTCGCGCTGCTCGATCGAGCCGAAATCCCACAGGGGTTGGGGGACCCGTGGCGGAGGTCCCGGGAGAGCGTCGGTGAGAATCAGGGCTTCTTCCACGAGGCCGTCCAGGACCCGGCTCGCGAGAAGGGCGTTGGCGGAAGGCTCGCCCTGGCGTCCTGCGAGGGCTTTCTCCAGGTCCCGCACCTCGATGCGAAAACGCCCCGCCAGGGCGAGAACCGAGGGATCCTCGCGAAGGCCCGCCTTCGGATCCCTCCGGCAGGCCGAGAAAGTCAGGAGCGCAAGGAGCGCCGCGAGGAGGATCGGGAGCCGCTTCATGCCGGCGTCCCCTCGGCGGGCGCCGCGCAGGTCAGAACCCGGTCCAGGAGCTCCAGGATTTCCTCCCGCGGGAGAAGGGGTACCTCCAGCAGGCCGCCCGGATCGATCCGCGCACCCTTCCGGTCCGAAAGGAACGCCACGAGACCCGCGGCGCACAGAGGCGCCGCCGGATCGAAAGCCAGGGTCAGGAGGTCGTTCCGGCGTGTGATGCTCCTCCTCCCCAACCCTTCGGCCCACAACCGGAGACGGGTCATCTCCACCATGCGTTTGACCTCGGGCGGCATGGGGCCGTATCGATCCTCCGCGGCGGCGGCGACCCGCCCCAGTTCGCCGGCCGACGAGGCCATGGACAGCTCCCTGTAAAAGGCGAGACGCTGGTTCAGTTCGCCCATATACTCCATGGGCACCGAAAGGTCCAGTCCGAGGCCGATCTCGCAGCGCACCGCCGAGAGCGGTCGTTCGCCCCTCGCCTCCGCCACGGCCTCCTCCAGGAGGCGCTGGTAGAGATCGAATCCGACCGCCGCCATGTGGCCCGACTGGTCCGCCCCCAGGAGATTCCCGGCGCCCCTCAATTCCAAATCCACGGCGGCGATGCGGAACCCCGCCCCCAATTCGGAGAATTCCTGGAGGGTCTCCAGCCGGCGGGAGGCGTCTCCCGTCAGTTCCTGGCCGGGGGGGGTGAGGAGGTAGGCGTACGCCGGAAGATCGGATCGGCCAATGCGGCCGCGAAGCTGGTAGAGCTGGGTCAAGCCGAGGGCGTGGGCGTCCTCCACGAGCAGCGTGTTGACCCGGGGAAGGTCCACGCCGTTCTCGATGAGGGTCGTGCAGACGAGGACGTCGTGGTCGCCCCGAAAGAAGCCGAGCATCACCGTTTCCAGGTCCCTCTCCGCCATCTGGCCGTGGGCGATGGTGACCCGCGCCTCCGGGACGAGCTCCTGGACCTTGCGCGCGGCGGCGGCCAGGGTCTCCACGCGGTTGTGAACGTAGAACACCTGGCCCCCGCGCTGGAGTTCCCGGCGGATCGCTCCCCGGACGAGCTCCGCGTCGAAGGGCCGGACCGACGTCTGGATGGCCAGCCGGTCCTTGGGGGCCGTCTGGATGAGGGACATGTCCAGAATGCCCGAAAGACCCATCTGGAGGGTTCTGGGAATGGGCGTGGCGGTGAGGGTGAGCACGTGGACCTTCGATTTGAGCGCCTTGATCTTCTCCTTGTGGTTCACCCCGAAGCGTTGCTCCTCGTCCACGATCAGAAGCCCCAGCCGCGGGAGGCGGACGTCCTTGGAGAGGATCCGGTGGGTCCCGATGAGAATGTCCAGCTCCCCGTCCGCGGCCTCCTTCAAAGTCCGCTTGCGCTCGGGGGCTTCCACGAAGCGAGAGAGCATGGCCACCCGGACGGGGAAGGGCGCGAAGCGCTCTCGGAAGCGTTCGGCGTGCTGGAGGGCCAGCACGGTCGTGGGGCAGAGGACCGCCACCTGGAGCCCTTCGCTCACGGCCTTGAAGGCCGCGCGCATGGCCACTTCGGTCTTCCCGTACCCGACGTCTCCGCACACCAGCCGGTCCATCGGCCGATCCGATTCCATGTCCCGCTTCACCTCGTCCACGGCCCGCTCCTGGTCCGGCGTCAGGTCGAAGGGGAACTGGGATTCGAATTCCTCCTGCCACGCCGAATCGGCCCCGCAGGCGTGGCCGGCGATGGTGCGCCGGACGGCATAGAGGCGCAGGAGGTCCACGGCCACGGCCCGGACCGCCTTGCGCACCTTCTCCTTGCTCTTTCGCCAGGCCGTGCCTCCGAGGCGGTCCAGGGGAGGGGCGTAGCCCTCGGGCCCCACGTACTTCTCCACCAGGTCCATGCGTTGGACCGGGACGAGCAGGCGCCCCCCTCCGGCGTAGGCGAGGCTCAGGTAGTCCTCCCGGTGGCCGTCCCGAACCAGGGTCTCGATCCCCTGAAAGAGCCCCACCCCGTGCTCCACGTGGACCACCGGGTCCCCGACCCTAAGGTCCCTCAGCCCCGTGGAAAAGGCCTCCTGTTTTCGGGCGCGCGCTTCGGGAGCGGCCCTCCCCCTGCCAAACACCTCCCGTTCGGTGAGGGCCAGAATCCGCTGGCCCGGAAAGGAGAGCCCCTCCTCGACGGGAGCCAGAGCGGCGTACAGGCCGGGGGGAAGGTCGTGGGAGTCCGGGGGGCCCTCCTCCACGACGAGGCCCTCACCCGAGGCCAGTTCCTTGAGCCGCCGGAGGGTCCCCTGGCCCTGCAGGAAGACCATGCAGCGCCACCCGCCGCGGACCCATTCCCCGAGGTCCGAAAGGAGCCCGAAGGGGTCTCCCGGCCGAAGGGCCGGCCGGGTCGCCTCGAGGGGGGGCTCGGCGCCGCCCGCCTCCAGAACGCCGGGGCCCTGGGCGACGGAGGCCACATCGGCCGTGCGGAGAAAGAGCCTCTCGGGCGCCACCATCGGGGGGCGGCGGTGGCGCACGAAGCTGTCCCGAAGGTCCGACAGGCGGAGCCCCGCCCGGTGAACCGCCATGGAGGCTTCGACCACCACCCACCGGGAGGGCCCCAGGAAATCGGCCAGCGTCGTGAAGTAGGCGCCCTCTCCGCGGACTTCGGTGTCGTAGGTCGGGTACGTCCCCGCGTGGGCGAGGCCCTCCAGGCGAACTTCTCCGAATGCGCCCGTCTCCCCGAGGGAGGCGGAGAGGGCCGCGTGAAGGCCGTCGTCGCGCACGCCTTCCGTGAGGGGGTGCACCAGGACCGATCGCTGGACCTCGCCCAGCGAGTGCTGGGAGACGGGGTCGAAAAAGCGGACCGAATCCACCTCGTCCCCGAAGAACTCCAGGCGGACCGGGAGGGACTCGGTGGGAGGAAACAGGTCCACGATGCCGCCCCGGAACGATGCTTCTCCCACCTCCCCCACCTGATCCACCGTCCTGTACCCCGAGGCCCACAGGCGCGTCCTCAGCTCGCGCCGGTCGAGGGCCGTCCCGCGCTCGAGCACGAGGAGGTGGCTCCTCCACCACCCGGGCCGGGGCACCCGCCAAAGAAGCGACTCCACCGAAAGGAGGAGGGCGGGCCTCGTCGAGGTGAGGGCCCGGCTGAGCACGGCGGCGCGTTCGAGGAGGACGCCCGGGTGATGCGAGAGCCCCTCGTACGGATCCGCGTCGGGAGCGGGCAGCCAGTCCGGCGCCGCCGAGTCCCCGAGGAGGGCCCGAAGGGAGGACGAGAGACTCCGCGCCTGGCTCTCGGCGGGGACCAGAATGACCAGCGGTCCCTCCCGGCGAAGGACGCAGCCCGCCAGCAAGAAGGGCAGGGCACCACCGCGGGCCCGCTCCAGACCGGCGTCCCCTCCCGCCCCCCGGTCGAGCGCCTCGAGAAAGGCGCGGACGAGGCCGTTCAACGTGCCCCCCCCGCCAGGCGAGCCAAGAGCCCCGTGGTGGAGCGCCCCTCGAGCAGGGGAAGGGAGATCACCTCCCCTCCCGCGGCCTCCACCTCCGCTCTCCCCACAATGGTCTCGGGGGTCCAGTCGCCGCCCTTCACGAGCACGTCGGGCAGGAGCACTCGCACGAGGTCCAGGGGCGTGTCCTCCCCGAAGACGACCACGGCGTCCACGGCGGCCAGGGCGGCGAGGATCTCGGCCCTCTCCCCTTCGGGCGTCACGGGGCGGGTCGGCCCCTTGAGCCGCCGAACCGAATCGTCGGAGTTCAGCCCGACGATGAGCCGGTCCCCCATCCCCCGCGCGGCGTTGAGGTAGCGCACGTGGCCCGCGTGCAGGAGGTCGAAGCACCCGTTGGTGAAGACCACCTTCTCCCCCCGCTCGCGGCAGGCGCGCCGGTAGTCCCGAACCTCCTCCCGGGCCAGGACGCGTCCCACGGTCAGGCCCCTTTCAGCCGGAGGCGGGCCACCTCATCCTGAAGGGGAGGAAGGACCCGGTCCGACACGGCCTTCAGCGGGCGAGGACGCCCCCCGTCGAAGACCCATACGCCGATGGCGCGTCTGGCGTCCCCGAGTTCCGTGAAGGATGTGTGACCCGCGGCGCCGGAGAATCCCTTCAGGGACAGCAGGGCGGACCGGAGGGCCTCGGCGTCTCCTCCCGGAGAGGCGGCCAGGGCGGCGCCGAGAATCCGCACGGCGTCGTACGCGTGGGACGCGTAGACGTCCGGAGCTTCCCCCCACCGGGCCGTGAACCTCGACGCGAACTCCGCCTTCTCCGTCCCTCCGTCGGCGGAGACGGGACCAGGGCCGAGGAGGCAGACGCCCTCCATCCAGGGCGGAGCCTCCCGGAGCAGGTCGGACCGGGCAAAGGCGCTGCAGGCCAGGATGGGCCGGCGGTCCCCCGCCCGCCGAAGCCCCTCGGCGACGGGGAGGAGCGCCCCGCTGTATCCCGCCAGGTAGATCGCCTGGAAGACCGCACCCGGGGGACCCTGGGCGGGTGGCGGGACCTGCCCGGGCACCGATATGGAAAGGCCGGCTCTGCGCCCGTCCCCTTCGAAGGCCCGCTGGAAGGCCTCGGCCAGCCCTCTTCCGTAGGCGTTGTCTTCCGCCAGAACCTCGACCCGGGTGGCGTGAAGCGAATAGGCGGCGAACTCCGCGGCGGCCTCGGCCTCGGCCGCATCGGACGGCCAGTTGCGGAAAAAGTACCGGGAAGCGCCGGACAGCGCCGGCGAGGAGGCCGACGGCGAGAGGACAAGGACCCCCAGGGGCTCGGCACGGGCCGCCAACGCCAGGGCTTCCTCGCTGGTGGCCCCGCCGATCACGGCCCGAACCCTCCCCGGCCCGGACCAGCTTTCCAGGAGCCGGACGGCGCGGTCCGGATCCGACCGCGAGTCCTCCAGGGCCACGTCCAGGCGGAGGCCTCCCACGCCGCCCGCCGCGTTCACCTCCTCGGCGCCGAGGAGGATTCCGCGCTCGAGGCTTTCTCCGTAGGCCGCCTGGGGCCCCGTGAGGGGGAGGATGGCGGCCAGCCGCACCGGCTCCTGGCGGCACGAAACCGCCCCGAGCAGGACCGCCGCGCAAAGGACCCTTCCACCCGTGGCAAACATGGCCCTCCATTGTAGCCCAGGCGTGGTTAAACGTCAAGATTTCCAGAGAGTTCCGACGCGCCGCCGGGCCGAGGGAGGCGGTCCCCGAGCGCTGGGTCCCGAGGCGCCAGGGTGGTAGACTTCGAGGGGAGGTGCACGGTGCGGAGCCTTCGATTCCTCATGGTCCTCGCCCTCTTGTCGGGAACGGCCCTCTGGGGCGGCTCCCCCGACGTGGTCCTCATCACCCTCGACACGTACCGCGCCGACCGCCTCGCCCCCTGGGGCGGCCCCCCCTCCACCGCTCCGAACCTCAATACGTTGGCGGAGTCGGGCACCGCCTTCCTCTCTTGCTCGGCTCCCGCTCCGGTGACGCTCCCGTCCCACGCCTCCCTGCTGACCGGATGCTGGCCGGCCCGCACCGGGCTTCACGACAACGGCCTCGGAACCCTCGCCCCTTCGGTGCCCGCCCTGGCCGAACTGCTCCGGGAGAAGGGCTACCGGTGCGAGGCGGTGATCGCCAGCGCCGTCCTGGAGGGGCGCTTCGGGATCCACCGGGGCTTTCACGGATATGACGACGCGGTGGGTCCGGACCTCGTGCGCCATGCCGGGGAGGTGACGGACCGCGCGCTCTCGATACTGACCAGCCGTGGCGCCGGCCCCCTGTTTCTGTGGGTCCACTACTTCGACACCCACGAGCCATATTCCAGCCCCGAGGCTTTCTCGGCCCGTTTCCCGAGCCAACCCTACGACGCGGCCGCCGCATACGTGGACGCAGAAGTGGGGCGCCTCCTCTCTGCCCTGGCCCCCGGGACCCTGGTGGCGGCGGCGGCGGACCACGGGGAAGCCCTGGGGGAGCACGGCGAGCCGACCCACGGGGCCTTGCTCTTCGAACCCACCCTCCGTGTGCCTCTACTCTTCGCGGGTCCGCGGGTCCCCAAGGGGGGCCGGCGGGCGACCCCCTGTTCCCTGGTGGACGTGGGCCCGACCCTCCTGGGGCTCCTGGGCCTCGCTCCGGAGGCGTCCAAGGCCATGGACGGCACCGACCTCTTCTCGGAGGCGGCCCCGACTTCGCGAATCCTGCTGGCCGAAACCTGGCTCCCCTTCCACGCCTTCCGGTGGAGCCCCCTGATCGCCGCCACCGACGGAAGGTATAAATGGATCCGGTCCGCCTCCCGGGACCGCCTCTTTGACCTCCGGGACGATCCGGCGGAAACGAGGGACCTCTCGGCCTCCCCACCGGCGGGAGCGGCAGGCGTGCGCGACCGGCTCCCCTCCTTCCCCGAGTCCTCCCCCGCCGGGAGCGTCGAGGCGTCTCTGCGGGGGCTCGGCTACGCCGCCGTTCCCTCCAGCCAGGCGCTGTCCAGGGACCTGCCCGACCCCCACGACCGGACCGGGATACTCCAGGTGGACGGCCGGGCTCGCCTCCTCCGCCGGCAGGGCGATTCGGAGAAGGCGGCGGCCCTGTTCCGTTCGGTGACCGTCGAGGACCCGGGGAATCCTTCGGGCTGGTTCGAATACGGGGAGACCCTCCGCCGGAGCGGGGGAGCCCGCGAGGCCCTCCCCGCCCTGGACAAG is drawn from Acidobacteriota bacterium and contains these coding sequences:
- a CDS encoding peptidylprolyl isomerase, with translation MKRLPILLAALLALLTFSACRRDPKAGLREDPSVLALAGRFRIEVRDLEKALAGRQGEPSANALLASRVLDGLVEEALILTDALPGPPPRVPQPLWDFGSIEQREAAVSMALRQRVYGKVSVTPGDVAAYYAAHAHEFKKGPGVLLREILLPGEAQVREAKALLARGHSFVDVARLYSLSPERGATQYFEFQELPDYLRTPLAQARPGVPTGPIQASSEYFQIFLVEKRYDSYTPTLDELAPQIRLTLADERGDRLYREYLADLRRRFPPEVFWAKLPFAYEKETP
- the mfd gene encoding transcription-repair coupling factor, coding for MNGLVRAFLEALDRGAGGDAGLERARGGALPFLLAGCVLRREGPLVILVPAESQARSLSSSLRALLGDSAAPDWLPAPDADPYEGLSHHPGVLLERAAVLSRALTSTRPALLLSVESLLWRVPRPGWWRSHLLVLERGTALDRRELRTRLWASGYRTVDQVGEVGEASFRGGIVDLFPPTESLPVRLEFFGDEVDSVRFFDPVSQHSLGEVQRSVLVHPLTEGVRDDGLHAALSASLGETGAFGEVRLEGLAHAGTYPTYDTEVRGEGAYFTTLADFLGPSRWVVVEASMAVHRAGLRLSDLRDSFVRHRRPPMVAPERLFLRTADVASVAQGPGVLEAGGAEPPLEATRPALRPGDPFGLLSDLGEWVRGGWRCMVFLQGQGTLRRLKELASGEGLVVEEGPPDSHDLPPGLYAALAPVEEGLSFPGQRILALTEREVFGRGRAAPEARARKQEAFSTGLRDLRVGDPVVHVEHGVGLFQGIETLVRDGHREDYLSLAYAGGGRLLVPVQRMDLVEKYVGPEGYAPPLDRLGGTAWRKSKEKVRKAVRAVAVDLLRLYAVRRTIAGHACGADSAWQEEFESQFPFDLTPDQERAVDEVKRDMESDRPMDRLVCGDVGYGKTEVAMRAAFKAVSEGLQVAVLCPTTVLALQHAERFRERFAPFPVRVAMLSRFVEAPERKRTLKEAADGELDILIGTHRILSKDVRLPRLGLLIVDEEQRFGVNHKEKIKALKSKVHVLTLTATPIPRTLQMGLSGILDMSLIQTAPKDRLAIQTSVRPFDAELVRGAIRRELQRGGQVFYVHNRVETLAAAARKVQELVPEARVTIAHGQMAERDLETVMLGFFRGDHDVLVCTTLIENGVDLPRVNTLLVEDAHALGLTQLYQLRGRIGRSDLPAYAYLLTPPGQELTGDASRRLETLQEFSELGAGFRIAAVDLELRGAGNLLGADQSGHMAAVGFDLYQRLLEEAVAEARGERPLSAVRCEIGLGLDLSVPMEYMGELNQRLAFYRELSMASSAGELGRVAAAAEDRYGPMPPEVKRMVEMTRLRLWAEGLGRRSITRRNDLLTLAFDPAAPLCAAGLVAFLSDRKGARIDPGGLLEVPLLPREEILELLDRVLTCAAPAEGTPA
- the rfaE2 gene encoding D-glycero-beta-D-manno-heptose 1-phosphate adenylyltransferase, with amino-acid sequence MGRVLAREEVRDYRRACRERGEKVVFTNGCFDLLHAGHVRYLNAARGMGDRLIVGLNSDDSVRRLKGPTRPVTPEGERAEILAALAAVDAVVVFGEDTPLDLVRVLLPDVLVKGGDWTPETIVGRAEVEAAGGEVISLPLLEGRSTTGLLARLAGGAR
- a CDS encoding ABC transporter substrate-binding protein produces the protein MFATGGRVLCAAVLLGAVSCRQEPVRLAAILPLTGPQAAYGESLERGILLGAEEVNAAGGVGGLRLDVALEDSRSDPDRAVRLLESWSGPGRVRAVIGGATSEEALALAARAEPLGVLVLSPSASSPALSGASRYFFRNWPSDAAEAEAAAEFAAYSLHATRVEVLAEDNAYGRGLAEAFQRAFEGDGRRAGLSISVPGQVPPPAQGPPGAVFQAIYLAGYSGALLPVAEGLRRAGDRRPILACSAFARSDLLREAPPWMEGVCLLGPGPVSADGGTEKAEFASRFTARWGEAPDVYASHAYDAVRILGAALAASPGGDAEALRSALLSLKGFSGAAGHTSFTELGDARRAIGVWVFDGGRPRPLKAVSDRVLPPLQDEVARLRLKGA
- a CDS encoding sulfatase-like hydrolase/transferase codes for the protein MRSLRFLMVLALLSGTALWGGSPDVVLITLDTYRADRLAPWGGPPSTAPNLNTLAESGTAFLSCSAPAPVTLPSHASLLTGCWPARTGLHDNGLGTLAPSVPALAELLREKGYRCEAVIASAVLEGRFGIHRGFHGYDDAVGPDLVRHAGEVTDRALSILTSRGAGPLFLWVHYFDTHEPYSSPEAFSARFPSQPYDAAAAYVDAEVGRLLSALAPGTLVAAAADHGEALGEHGEPTHGALLFEPTLRVPLLFAGPRVPKGGRRATPCSLVDVGPTLLGLLGLAPEASKAMDGTDLFSEAAPTSRILLAETWLPFHAFRWSPLIAATDGRYKWIRSASRDRLFDLRDDPAETRDLSASPPAGAAGVRDRLPSFPESSPAGSVEASLRGLGYAAVPSSQALSRDLPDPHDRTGILQVDGRARLLRRQGDSEKAAALFRSVTVEDPGNPSGWFEYGETLRRSGGAREALPALDKALALAPRMAEAHAAKGHALVALDRPGEAARCYERALVLSPRLVNALNPLAAYHLDRNEPEKAFPLLERALSEGFADQDTYLMQGRIHLIQGRPEDARRDFAAALRLSPDPALTLKAQGDIYLTRNLVQDAVRTFETGIRQFPEYAPNYLTLGAVLLQADRPEEALAVFRSALKARLDPATRADVEQMVRDLEAAGRQPQEP